Proteins encoded within one genomic window of Eleutherodactylus coqui strain aEleCoq1 chromosome 1, aEleCoq1.hap1, whole genome shotgun sequence:
- the LOC136610144 gene encoding G-protein coupled receptor 55-like, which produces MSEVGDMHTVHYRSPADRQLTSFTEMNGSLNNCLFVNVTSIMDVVQFAIYIPTIIIGFILNTFALWIFCFSIKKHTESSIYLLNLALLDFCLVLSLPFRLHFSQSNIIVSRQMCSFLESLYFTNMYGSIYTIMFISVDRYIAIKHPFLSKLLRSPRKTFFVCFFIWVFVWTVALCTFNFQNDLRHSRCFHNMSGDIWSTHIIVPLQIFGFLIPMTVMLYCSIHIIKTLLVPVSSSVQFEVSKVNVIRIIISNLVVFLLSFSLSHIGIFLQFLVRKQVISNCLVKKHISLFVQVALCIANINCCLDAVTYYYMRKEFRNKLVPMHSQMSKSINAIT; this is translated from the coding sequence AAATGAACGGGAGCCTGAATAACTGTCTATTTGTAAACGTAACTTCAATAATGGATGTCGTACAATTTGCCATCTACATCCCGACGATTATTATAGGATTCATCCTGAACACATTTGCCCTGTGGATATTCTGTTTCTCCATCAAAAAACACACAGAATCCTCAATATACCTACTGAATTTGGCACTATTAGATTTTTGCCTGGTTCTGTCCTTACCATTCAGACTTCACTTTTCACAGTCTAATATCATTGTAAGTCGCCAGATGTGCAGCTTTTTAGAGTCCCTCTACTTTACTAATATGTATGGAAGTATCTACACAATCATGTTCATCAGTGTGGACAGATATATCGCCATTAAACACCCTTTCCTATCCAAGCTGCTGCGTTCACCCAGAAAAACCTTCTTCGTATGCTTTTTTATCTGGGTCTTCGTATGGACCGTGGCTCTTTGCACGTTCAACTTTCAAAATGACTTAAGACACAGCCGCTGTTTTCACAATATGTCAGGCGATATCTGGAGTACCCACATAATTGTACCTCTACAGATTTTCGGATTTCTGATCCCTATGACAGTCATGCTATACTGCTCCATCCACATCATCAAAACTCTGTTGGTTCCAGTATCATCATCGGTACAGTTTGAAGTATCAAAGGTCAATGTCATACGCATCATTATCTCTAACTTGGTTGTGTTTTTGCTTTCCTTCTCTCTCAGCCATATCGGCATTTTTCTCCAGTTCTTGGTCAGAAAACAGGTCATCTCAAACTGTTTGGTAAAGAAACACATTAGTCTTTTTGTGCAAGTGGCTCTATGCATTGCTAACATTAACTGCTGTCTTGATGCTGTTACCTATTATTATATGAGGAAAGAATTTCGAAACAAATTGGTCCCGATGCATTCCCAGATGTCCAAATCCATCAATGCAATAACCTGA